A stretch of the Cytobacillus sp. IB215665 genome encodes the following:
- a CDS encoding CDP-glycerol glycerophosphotransferase family protein → MINVKLLPTLLVKIVFGGLHQLFALLYTINPNKITFASSRSEEISGNLKFVYEELVARNKGFSFVLLFKRNSASKLGKLTYLVHMTKVMYHLATSKYFVIDDYFFPVYIISPRKGIDIIQLWHAAGAFKTFGHSTIGKSYGPSKEYLKYIKVHGNYTKVLVSAEEVIPFYAEAFNMSTNKIYPIGIPRTDYFFDYEKHRTVYQRFTGEFPELSGKKLILYAPTFRGNGYDQKSMDYLIDFNALHSILGNYYAVLVHLHPYVQEKIVINPKHSCFIYQIEKNYSIEELLLLSDMLITDYSSIIFDYSILQRPILFYANDLEEYRKERDFYYPYNNFIPGPFFSNSEELAYWIKEGEFDYQLISTFRQRFLPTSDGHVSKKVTDFIFSVDTHSD, encoded by the coding sequence ATGATAAATGTTAAGCTGTTGCCAACATTATTAGTGAAAATTGTTTTTGGTGGTTTACATCAACTTTTTGCATTGCTTTATACGATTAATCCTAATAAAATAACCTTTGCATCTAGTCGTTCTGAGGAAATTAGCGGAAATTTAAAATTTGTTTATGAAGAGCTAGTAGCTAGAAACAAAGGGTTCTCTTTTGTATTGTTATTTAAAAGGAATTCAGCAAGTAAATTAGGGAAGCTGACATATTTAGTACACATGACTAAGGTAATGTATCATCTGGCTACTTCAAAATACTTTGTGATAGATGATTATTTTTTTCCTGTATATATTATTAGCCCTAGAAAAGGTATAGATATTATTCAACTATGGCATGCGGCAGGTGCGTTTAAGACATTTGGACATAGTACAATTGGTAAAAGTTATGGCCCATCTAAAGAATATTTAAAATACATAAAAGTACACGGCAACTACACTAAAGTATTAGTTAGTGCAGAAGAGGTTATTCCTTTTTATGCTGAAGCATTTAATATGTCTACCAATAAAATATACCCCATCGGCATACCACGAACAGATTATTTTTTTGATTATGAAAAGCATAGGACAGTTTATCAAAGATTTACTGGAGAATTTCCTGAGCTATCAGGAAAAAAATTGATATTATATGCTCCTACTTTTCGTGGAAATGGTTATGATCAGAAATCAATGGACTATTTAATTGATTTCAACGCATTACATTCAATTTTAGGAAATTATTATGCGGTTCTCGTGCACCTTCATCCTTATGTACAGGAAAAAATAGTAATAAACCCAAAACATTCTTGTTTTATTTATCAAATTGAGAAGAATTATAGTATTGAAGAGCTATTATTATTATCTGATATGTTAATTACTGATTATTCTTCAATTATATTTGATTATAGTATTTTACAACGTCCAATCTTATTTTATGCAAACGATTTGGAAGAGTATAGGAAAGAACGGGACTTCTATTATCCTTATAACAATTTTATCCCAGGTCCGTTTTTTAGTAACTCCGAAGAACTCGCTTACTGGATTAAAGAAGGCGAATTTGATTATCAGTTAATTTCAACATTTAGACAACGCTTTTTACCAACCAGTGATGGTCATGTATCCAAAAAGGTGACTGATTTCATATTTTCGGTAGATACACATTCAGATTAA
- a CDS encoding CDP-glycerol glycerophosphotransferase family protein translates to MNSPDSKSDNNIETDKFNLNKEEIMFIEKSKNANKIHTSVHTLTNEGQEKNPLGSYQQKSREELLSYTDEDRLVKENETIEELLSAVKEMVAVGKEIIPIIPDTFEENHNDVDTLPIVKKMIDEGQEVIPRRVITNLSWNGAIMDIKGYYYLQNIPLLDEDLVKKRLILINEEKKKISVPLRDVGIDLFYLDKSKKIDVDVYKWAGFNGTINFATITKNAQPLPAALYKMFIEIEIQDYNGKKYSRMFPLGNIEKFLDHQFYTTKMEYFSNRKEMRYNLLASYDEHEKTLALRSTQLMDIDPSRLMIEKNKSNGLIYKIIKTIGFRGLYSIFKLLPMQKNKVLFASDSRTEMSGNFEFVYEEMQSREFDWEYRFLFKEGIAEKKTIGEIVELAYHLATSKVILLDDFYPMVYPLKIRKNAELIQLWHAVGAFKKFGFSRIGLPGGPSPKSKNHRNYTKAIVSSDHIGKYYAEGFGIDREKVVATGIPRTDVFFDKSYQEEVREQLYNDYPFLRGKKVITFAPTFRGNGQQSAYYPMEVLNLHKLYESLSDEYVFLFKLHPFIKNDFSIPYQYGDFFYDFSSYREINDLLFITDVLVTDYSSVCFEYALLNKPMIFFSYDVEEYVQKRDFYFEYQSFIPGPLVRSTKELIETIINENFEMHKIKPFVDYFFDDVDGMSSARVVDQLILELEKEVIEEG, encoded by the coding sequence ATGAACTCACCAGATAGTAAGTCAGATAACAATATAGAAACTGACAAATTTAATTTAAATAAAGAAGAAATTATGTTCATAGAAAAAAGTAAAAATGCTAATAAAATACATACATCTGTTCATACCTTGACAAATGAGGGACAAGAAAAAAATCCTTTAGGATCTTATCAACAAAAATCAAGGGAGGAACTTTTAAGCTATACTGACGAAGATCGGTTAGTAAAGGAAAATGAAACTATTGAAGAGCTACTTTCAGCTGTCAAAGAGATGGTAGCTGTGGGAAAAGAAATCATTCCTATAATACCTGATACTTTTGAAGAAAATCATAACGACGTTGACACGCTTCCTATAGTAAAGAAGATGATAGATGAAGGGCAAGAGGTTATACCAAGGAGGGTGATTACAAACCTAAGTTGGAACGGTGCGATTATGGATATTAAGGGATATTATTATTTGCAGAATATTCCTTTGCTGGATGAAGATTTAGTAAAGAAACGTCTCATATTAATTAATGAAGAGAAGAAAAAAATATCTGTCCCATTAAGGGATGTAGGGATTGATTTATTTTACCTTGATAAATCAAAAAAAATTGATGTAGATGTATACAAATGGGCAGGCTTTAACGGGACGATAAATTTTGCGACGATAACTAAAAATGCACAGCCTCTTCCTGCGGCATTATATAAAATGTTTATTGAAATAGAGATTCAAGATTATAATGGCAAAAAGTACAGCAGAATGTTTCCATTAGGAAATATAGAGAAATTTTTAGACCATCAGTTTTATACAACTAAAATGGAGTATTTTTCTAATAGAAAAGAAATGAGATATAATCTTTTAGCATCTTATGATGAACATGAAAAGACCTTGGCATTAAGATCTACACAGTTAATGGATATTGACCCCTCTAGGTTAATGATTGAAAAAAATAAGAGTAATGGCTTAATATATAAAATCATAAAAACGATTGGTTTTCGAGGGCTGTATAGCATTTTTAAATTGCTACCAATGCAGAAGAATAAAGTGCTGTTTGCGTCAGATAGTCGAACTGAAATGAGTGGTAATTTCGAATTCGTTTATGAGGAAATGCAAAGTCGAGAATTTGATTGGGAATACAGGTTTTTATTTAAAGAGGGCATTGCTGAAAAAAAGACTATTGGAGAAATAGTGGAGTTAGCTTATCATTTGGCAACATCGAAAGTTATTTTACTCGATGACTTTTACCCTATGGTTTATCCATTGAAAATTCGTAAAAATGCTGAACTCATTCAACTTTGGCATGCAGTGGGTGCTTTCAAGAAATTTGGTTTTAGTCGGATAGGTTTACCTGGTGGCCCTTCTCCAAAATCAAAAAATCATCGCAATTATACTAAAGCAATTGTAAGTTCTGATCATATTGGGAAATATTATGCAGAGGGTTTTGGGATTGATAGGGAAAAAGTTGTAGCAACTGGAATACCTAGAACAGATGTGTTTTTTGATAAATCTTATCAAGAGGAAGTAAGGGAACAATTATACAATGACTATCCATTTTTAAGAGGGAAAAAAGTCATTACGTTTGCACCAACCTTCAGAGGGAATGGTCAACAATCCGCTTATTATCCTATGGAAGTATTGAATTTACATAAGCTATATGAATCCTTAAGTGATGAATATGTTTTTTTGTTTAAATTACACCCGTTTATAAAAAATGATTTTAGTATACCTTATCAATATGGTGATTTTTTCTATGATTTTTCATCGTATCGTGAGATCAATGATTTATTATTTATAACAGATGTGTTAGTAACAGATTATTCTTCAGTATGTTTTGAGTACGCACTGCTTAATAAACCTATGATTTTCTTTTCTTATGATGTTGAAGAATATGTACAGAAAAGAGATTTTTACTTTGAGTACCAATCATTTATTCCTGGTCCGCTCGTGCGTTCTACGAAAGAATTAATTGAGACAATTATAAATGAAAATTTCGAAATGCATAAAATAAAACCATTTGTAGACTATTTCTTTGATGATGTAGATGGTATGTCTAGCGCAAGAGTCGTGGATCAGTTGATTTTAGAGCTTGAGAAAGAAGTTATTGAAGAGGGATAA
- the tagH gene encoding teichoic acids export ABC transporter ATP-binding subunit TagH translates to MNSTVIFNNVAKKYKMYKKTSDKLLDIVLPKGYGKDFYALQDINFIAEKGDTIGIVGINGSGKSTLSNLISGVIPPSSGGIEINGEASLIAIASGLNNELTGRDNIELKCLMLGFSKQEIKLLTPEIIEFAELGEFIDQPVKKYSSGMKSRLGFAISVSIDPDILVIDEALSVGDKTFADKCLEKMNSFKEKGKTIFFISHSMGQIKDFCEKVLWLEAGEIKAYGLKEDIIPQYEKFIKDYKKMTKEEKEQLKQKFNEKRSGKQIQAQTSSTG, encoded by the coding sequence ATGAACAGCACTGTTATTTTTAACAATGTAGCAAAAAAGTATAAAATGTATAAAAAAACTTCAGATAAACTGTTAGATATCGTCCTCCCGAAAGGCTATGGGAAGGATTTTTATGCGTTACAGGATATTAACTTTATAGCTGAAAAGGGAGATACTATAGGTATTGTAGGTATTAATGGTTCAGGAAAATCGACATTATCAAACTTGATTTCAGGAGTCATACCACCCTCTTCAGGAGGTATTGAAATAAACGGTGAAGCATCACTTATTGCAATTGCATCTGGCTTAAACAATGAATTAACTGGGAGAGATAACATTGAGCTGAAATGTTTAATGTTAGGCTTCTCGAAACAAGAGATAAAATTACTAACTCCTGAAATTATTGAATTTGCTGAACTCGGGGAATTTATTGATCAACCCGTTAAAAAATATTCAAGTGGTATGAAGTCTCGATTAGGATTTGCAATATCAGTGTCAATAGACCCTGATATATTAGTAATTGATGAGGCGCTATCAGTAGGTGATAAAACATTTGCTGATAAATGTTTAGAAAAAATGAATAGCTTTAAAGAAAAAGGCAAGACGATCTTTTTTATAAGCCATTCTATGGGTCAAATAAAAGACTTCTGTGAAAAGGTTCTTTGGTTAGAAGCAGGTGAAATCAAAGCATATGGTTTAAAAGAGGATATTATACCTCAATATGAGAAGTTTATAAAAGATTATAAGAAAATGACAAAGGAAGAAAAAGAACAATTAAAACAAAAATTTAATGAAAAACGTAGCGGAAAACAGATTCAAGCGCAAACATCCTCTACGGGCTAG
- the helD gene encoding RNA polymerase recycling motor HelD, with amino-acid sequence MNKVSKEWHGEQHRVDFVVEKISTELGSLNKDIGDVKAEIINIRKHFWDDVTVNLDNTNEATETAISVKQQAEMLSERERNHKQAFQQITTLNKLKDSPYFGRVDFVEDGECEKENIYIGIRSYYDEESEQFLVYDWRAPISSLYYDYSLGRAQFLTPEGVISGEMNLKRQFIVHESQIVSMFDTGVTIGDKLLQEVLGNQSSSQMKSIVATIQKEQNLIIRNESSRLLIVQGAAGSGKTSAALQRVAFLLYRYRETLQAEQILLFSPNSMFNSYVSTVLPELGEDNMQQTTLQEYIDHQLGEEFDLEDQYEQLEYTLTANKDSRYSVRMNNIRYKASMDFMLLIDHYINQLKKRDMIFKDISFRNKVVISADQINEQFYSFNTSMRIPNRLTLMVEWLLKELKKIEKAERKKSWVEDEIELLDRDVYARVYRKLQRDNNKYNNTFDDYRREQKLLAAIVVRKHFKPLLAIVEHLRFVDVRKIYMQLFTTKQFMNMPKAEENIHYQWGEMCDQTVARIEKFELAFEDTIPYLYLKEQLEGFKKNTAVKHIFIDEAQDYSPFQFAYINYLFPNSKMTILGDKNQTIHYQASQDGFASLTKMIGENQTECIDLTRSYRSTRPIIEFTKEILVGNVAIDAFNREGDKPFMTKVDNDKIHVDKVKQRIHKLQLEGHKTIAVICKTADESRKAYDRLKNDITLRLINKTTNSFESGVLVIPSYLAKGVEFDAVIIFNGSSSIYLDENERKLFYTACTRAMHKLHIFFIGEMSPFLSCISPSKYIIEHSH; translated from the coding sequence ATGAATAAAGTTAGCAAGGAATGGCATGGAGAACAGCATCGTGTTGATTTTGTAGTCGAAAAAATTTCGACAGAACTTGGATCTCTTAATAAAGATATAGGTGATGTTAAAGCTGAGATTATTAATATCCGTAAGCATTTTTGGGATGATGTAACAGTTAATTTAGATAATACGAACGAAGCAACTGAAACAGCTATTAGTGTTAAACAGCAGGCGGAGATGCTTTCTGAAAGGGAACGGAATCACAAACAGGCCTTTCAACAAATAACAACCTTAAATAAATTAAAAGATTCACCTTATTTCGGAAGGGTTGATTTTGTTGAAGATGGAGAATGTGAAAAGGAAAACATTTATATCGGTATTCGATCTTATTATGATGAAGAGTCAGAACAATTTCTCGTTTATGATTGGAGGGCACCAATTTCGAGTTTATATTATGACTATTCATTAGGGAGAGCTCAATTTTTAACGCCTGAAGGTGTAATCTCAGGAGAGATGAACCTAAAGCGTCAGTTTATTGTGCATGAAAGTCAAATCGTTAGTATGTTCGACACAGGTGTTACGATTGGTGATAAACTATTGCAAGAAGTGCTTGGAAATCAATCTAGCTCTCAGATGAAAAGTATTGTCGCAACGATCCAGAAAGAACAGAACTTAATCATTCGTAATGAAAGCAGTCGCTTACTAATTGTTCAAGGTGCGGCAGGAAGTGGAAAGACATCAGCTGCTCTACAACGTGTAGCTTTTTTGTTATATCGATATCGAGAAACATTACAAGCAGAGCAAATATTACTGTTCTCTCCTAATTCAATGTTCAACAGTTATGTTTCAACTGTACTCCCAGAGCTTGGTGAGGACAATATGCAGCAAACAACTCTTCAAGAATATATAGACCATCAACTTGGTGAAGAATTTGACTTAGAGGATCAGTATGAACAGCTTGAATATACATTGACAGCTAACAAAGATTCCAGATATTCGGTTAGGATGAACAATATACGATATAAAGCCAGTATGGATTTTATGTTACTAATAGATCATTATATCAATCAACTGAAAAAACGAGACATGATTTTTAAAGATATATCATTTAGAAATAAGGTTGTTATTTCCGCAGATCAAATAAATGAACAATTTTATTCGTTTAATACATCTATGCGAATTCCTAACCGTTTAACGCTAATGGTGGAATGGTTGCTTAAAGAGCTGAAAAAAATTGAAAAAGCAGAACGTAAGAAGTCATGGGTCGAAGATGAAATAGAATTATTAGACCGTGATGTGTATGCCCGGGTATACCGAAAACTTCAACGAGATAACAACAAGTATAATAACACATTTGACGATTACCGACGCGAGCAAAAGCTACTTGCAGCAATAGTTGTTAGAAAACACTTTAAACCTTTGCTGGCTATAGTAGAACATTTGCGTTTTGTTGATGTCCGTAAAATTTATATGCAGCTATTTACAACTAAACAATTTATGAATATGCCAAAAGCTGAAGAAAATATCCATTATCAGTGGGGAGAAATGTGTGATCAAACAGTAGCCCGTATAGAAAAATTCGAATTAGCTTTTGAAGACACAATACCATATTTATATTTAAAGGAACAACTTGAGGGCTTCAAAAAAAATACGGCTGTTAAACACATTTTTATTGATGAGGCTCAAGATTATTCTCCTTTTCAATTTGCTTATATTAATTATTTATTTCCAAATAGTAAGATGACCATTCTTGGTGACAAGAATCAAACAATTCACTATCAAGCTTCTCAAGATGGGTTTGCATCATTGACGAAGATGATCGGAGAAAATCAAACTGAATGTATAGACTTGACACGTAGTTATCGTTCAACTAGGCCAATTATAGAATTCACAAAAGAGATCCTTGTTGGAAATGTAGCGATTGATGCATTTAACAGAGAGGGTGATAAACCTTTCATGACAAAGGTAGACAATGACAAGATCCATGTTGATAAAGTGAAACAACGTATTCACAAGCTTCAACTTGAAGGTCATAAAACAATAGCGGTTATTTGTAAAACAGCTGATGAAAGTAGGAAGGCATACGATCGTTTGAAAAATGATATAACTCTCCGACTTATTAATAAAACTACTAATTCATTTGAAAGTGGGGTACTTGTTATTCCATCCTACCTTGCAAAAGGTGTTGAATTTGACGCTGTAATTATTTTTAATGGTTCTAGTTCTATTTATTTAGATGAAAATGAACGTAAACTGTTTTATACTGCATGTACACGCGCAATGCACAAATTGCACATTTTCTTTATTGGTGAGATGAGCCCGTTTTTATCGTGCATTTCGCCTAGCAAGTATATAATTGAACATAGTCATTAG